In Epinephelus lanceolatus isolate andai-2023 chromosome 7, ASM4190304v1, whole genome shotgun sequence, the genomic stretch CGGAAAACTCACCTATGAAAACCCCAGTTATCACTGTAATTGCGTCAGATGCAGACGAAGGTGTAAACGGAGAGGTTACATATGAGTTTAGCCGATTGTCTGATAGATCGCAGAAGCTATTTTCACTAGATGAGAAAACTGGAGAAATCAGTGTGACAGGTGACATAGATTATGAAGAGGGATCGAAATATGAGGTTTTTGTTGAGGCCAAAGATGGTTATGGCCTCTCTTCAGAAGCCAAAGTCATTATTGATATCACTGATGTGAATGACAATGCCCCGTTGATTTATCTTAAATCACTGACTAACCCCATACCTGAGAATGTGTCACCTGGTACAGAGGTGGGCATCATTAACGTGCAGGATAGAGACTCTGAGAATAACAGACAGGTCCGCTGCTCCATTCAGCAAAACGCCCCTTTTAAGTTGGTTCCTTCTATCAAAAACTATTATTCTCTGGTGACCACAGGACAACTGGACCGTGAAGTAGTGTCTGATTACAACATTACAATCACTGCCAGTGACGAGGGCTCTccacctctgtcctcctctaaaACTGTTGAGTTATCTGTAGCAGACATCAACGACAACCCACCTGTGTTTGAGGAACAGTCGTACAGCGCATATGTGAGTGAAAATAACAAACCTGGCTCCACTTTATGTTCCGTTAGTGCTCGAGACCCCGACTGGAGACAAAACGGTACAGTGATTTATTCTCTGTTACCCGGTGAGGTGAATGGTGCCCCGGTGTCCTTCTATGTGTCTGTTAACGGAGACACGGGGGTGATCCACGCTGTGAGGTCGTTTGATTATGAACAGTTGAGGAGCTTTAAAGTCCACGTGATGGGCAGAGACAACGGTTCTCCTCCGCTGAGCAGCAACGTGACCGTCAGTGTGTTCATATCGGATGTGAATGACAACTCTCCTCAGATACTGTACCCCGGGCCGGAGGGCAACTCCTTCATGACCGAGCTGGTCCCCAAAGCTGCACACGGAGGCTCTCTGGTGTCCAAAGTGATCGCGGTGGACGCGGACTCCGGACAGAACGCCTGGCTGTCGTATGATATAGTGAAATCCACAGATCCGGGCCTTTTCACTATTGGTGTCCACAGCGGAGAGATCAGGACACAGCGGGACATTTCCGAGTCTGACAGCATGAAACAGAACCTGATTGTGTCAGTGAAAGATAACGGACAGCCCTCTCTGTCTGCCACCTGTTCCATGTATTTACTGATTTCTGATAACTTGGCTGAGGTGCCAGAACTGAAGGACATTTCTTATGATGAGAAGAATTCCAAACTGACGTCTTATCTGATCATCGCGCTGGTGTCTGTGTCGACGTTTTTCCtgaccttcatcatcatcatcctgggTGTGAGGTTTTGTCGCAGGAGAAAGCCCAGACTGTTGTTTGATGGAGCAGTTGCCATCCCCAGCGCGTATCTCCCCCCCAATTACGCAGATGTTGACGGCACAGGAACTTTACGCAGCACTTACAATTATGACGCCTACCTGACAACAGGTTCAAGAACCAGTGACTTTAAGTTCGTGTCATCTTACAATGACAACACACTGCCTGCTGACCAGACTCTGAGGAAAAGTCCATCAGACTTTGCTGATGCCTTTGGAGATAGTGATGGCTCTCCTGAGGTAGGAACTGGTGTCACATGTCGTTTGAACTATTTTGCCTCAAATATTCAGGCACTTTTAAACGCTTTTACACACGTATGCTATTAGTTAATTCGTTGTTAAGGATTTTACACAATTTTCGTTGTCTTTGTCATAtacagtgacatttgaaagttaTTTCAAGCCTCCACGCGTTAGTTTTTATTTCACGTATATTATCTAAACGTCCTCTTACTTTGAGCGTGGCAGTGGGTGTTTGAGCGTGTCAGATATAACAAGTGGTTGTCTTTTTAGTTCCAGATTTAGTAATCTTTATGTAGAGTTTGAAGGAAATGTTTTTTTCGCGATTTTTTGTGAACAATTTATTCGACTTCCAGTTGAAACACCAGGCATTCTCTATCTGTCTTTCCTTCTACATCTTATCCCCTCCTTTAACGCCCGGATCTTGGTGTTCAAATGTGTAATGGCTCTCCTAACACACAGTTTTTACATCATTCTTCAACTGCAGTTTGCCTACTTACTCATTTTTTGACCAGTCTTCACTTATGTCCAATCAGAGGCTGTGATGAATTAAATGTCTCTTAGTATTTATCAGTTTTCCCAGCTGTTGTGTGTTGGCGTATGTGTCTTGAGTAGACCTGGTATCTAGTTCCTCATGTctctgtccttggtgctgaaccTCGCTGTTGCtctgttgtagtgttttcagtAACAACTTACATCGGTCTGTTTTTACCATTTCAAAAATATGAATCTACTGAGTTATGAGATTGTAATGTCTCATATATCTAGGctgttttccactttttaatgCGCACTTGTCCTCTTCATGGTAtaagaaggaaaaaggaaaatcaATCACATCAAGTGAAATGAGAAATATTTAATTACTCAGTTAAACTACATGTATTTAGTTTCTTACCAATCATCTACGAATAATGTCCATTTTACAGTTCTCTGCATCAATAAATTTAAGTCAGTAAACAATGTTGTTCAGTGCTATTGCTAAAAGTGGTATCGTTTTTATTGAAAGAAAGTAAAGTAATTTTCGTAAGCAGTGGATGGGTGCAGAAATGATTTTCCTTTGACAACTGCTTCACATGTTTTGTCACCTTTCATATGGttatcttattattattactactactactactactactactacgaaTAATTAACTGTGATTAAGTTATTTGGTCTCCATGTGTAAACAGATTCACTTACTGCCATACAGTTGCAAGGAACCCTTCAAAAACATTGCACacgaaactttttttttcttttggcagAGTTGCCTGACTATATTCTTGAATTGGTAAACAGATAAACAGTCATTGCTATCAGTATAGAAGGTAAAGCTGTTAAATGTCTTGTCTCAGTCCAGCTGACCATGAGTCGAATACCAACATTTGTTAAAAACTCTTTGTTGCGTGTATCTAGAATCTTTACGACAGACGGACGGACTTTTCTGGGATCTTGTCTGGCAACCGCAGAATAGCAGCTTTAAAACGAGGGTCACAGGTGAtggagtttgtttaatttaGTAAAGTGACTATTATCATATACAGCATTTACCGGAGAACGACACTGAACTTGTCTGCGGTCAGCCATTgtttaacataaagttaaagGCAATGTTGTGTTACTATTATCACTATGAAATGGTTGAAGTGCTTCAGTTTAGGAGAAGTTTACCTCTTGTTTGTAAATTctaataacacaaacaacagtcagCATGGCACTTTActcaaagagaagaaaagaataaaagaaaacacacacataatactCCGTTATTACACAGTGTGATACATCATTAACATACGTTTTTATATGAACTATATAGGTGAAACGAATGGATGGTAAATTTCAGAATAGATTGTTATATTTCATTTGCACTCACGGTGTCACTGTAGACCAGGGAAGGAGTAAAATGTTAAGCTTGCTTTTGCACACCACCCATTATTTGCATCGACCCCCTGTGTTTTCTACAGCCTTTCACACCGACGACAAACGCCTGGAAAGCACACATTGTTCGATTAACGTATTTTAATACTAGAAACTGGCTTGTTTTAAGCTGTGTAATACTGTCAGAGGATGATGGAGAGACGGATCGTACTTCACAGCTTCggctttgtctttttctttgttgcGGTGCACTACGCACATGGAGACCTGAGCTATTCTGTACAGGAGGAGCTCAAGCGCGGATCTGTTATTGGAAATATCGCCAAGGATCTCGGCCTGGAGGTGGGCAGACTGTCTGCTCGGAAAGCTCGTGTTGACATGGAGGGAAACGACAGACAATATTGTGGGATTAACCTACGAAGCGGAGATTTAATCGTTGCTGAACGAATCGACAGAGAGGAGCATTGTGGAGAAAAGCCTTCGTGTGTTCTCAAATTCGACCTGCTGTTAGAGAATCCACTGGAATTACACCGGCTGTCCCTGCAGGTGCAGGACATAAACGACAATGCGCCAGTTTTCCAGAAGGAGACTGTAAAACTGGAAATCACAGAGTCAGCTACGAAAGGAGCTAGGTATCGCATCAATGCAGCACACGATGCTGATATAGGCAAGAACGCGGTTGAAAACTACATTTTGCAACAAAACCCTCATTTTGTGTTCAGTACTCAGACGACCAATGCTGGTAGTAAATACGGTGAGTTGGTTTTAGATAAAGAGTTAGACCgagaggagcagcaggaaaTGAAATTATTGCTCACAGCTGTGGATGGTGGCTCTCCTCAGAGATCAGGGACTGTAGTCATACACGTCATTGTGCTGGATGCTAATGATAACGCTCCAGTTTTTACTGAGGCCGTATATACAGCCACGTTACCGGAAAACTTACCGATGAAAACCCCAGTTATCACTGTGAGTGCATCAGACGCAGACGAAGGTGTAAACGGAGAGGTTACATATGAATTTAGCCGATTGTCTGATAAATCACGAAAGCTTTTTTCACTAAATGAGAAAACTGGAGAAATCAGTGTGACGGGTGACATAGATTATGAGGAGGGATCGAAATATGAAGTAATGGTTGAGGCCAAAGATGGTTATGGTCTCTCTTCTGAAGCCAAAGTCATTATTGATATCACTGATGTGAATGACAATGCCCCGTTGATTTATCTTAAATCACTGACTAACCCCATACCTGAGAATGTGTCACCTGGTACAGAGGTGGGCATCATTAACGTGCAGGATAGAGACTCTGAGAATAACAGACAGGTCCGCTGCTCCATTCAGCAAAACGCCCCTTTTAAATTGGTTCCTTCTATCAAAAACTATTATTCTCTGGTGACCACAGGACAACTGGACCGTGAAGTAGTGTCTGATTACAACATTACAATCACTGCCACTGACGAGGGCTCTccacctctgtcctcctctaaaACTGTTGAGTTATCTGTAGCAGACATCAACGACAACCCACCTGTGTTTGAGGAACAGTCGTACAGCGCATATGTGAGTGAAAATAACAAACCTGGCTCCACTTTATGTTCCGTTAGTGCTCGAGACCCCGACTGGAGACAAAACGGTACAGTGATTTATTCTCTGTTACCCGGTGAGGTGAACGGTGTCCCGGTGTCGTCCTATGTGTCTGTTAACGGAGACACGGGGGTGATCCACGCTGTGAGGTCGTTTGATTATGAACAGTTGAGGAGTTTTAAAGTCCACGTGATGGGCAGAGACAACGGTTCTCCTCCGCTGAGCAGCAACGTGACCGTCAGTGTGTTCATATCGGATGTGAATGACAACTCTCCTCAGATACTGTACCCCGGGCCGGAGGGCAACTCCT encodes the following:
- the LOC144463811 gene encoding protocadherin beta-15-like — its product is MMDRWIVLPSYVFFFVAVHYAHGDLSYSVQEELKRGSVIGNIAKDLGLEVGRLSARKARVDMEGNDRQYCGINLRSGDLIVAERIDREEHCGEKPSCVLKFDLLLENPLELHRLTLQVQDINDNAPVFPKDTVKLEITESAAKGARYRINAAQDADIGKNSVESYILQQNPHFAFSIQTTNAGRKYGELVLDKELDREEQQEMKLLLTAVDGGSPQRSGTVVIHVIVLDANDNAPVFTEAVYTATLPENSPMKTPVITVIASDADEGVNGEVTYEFSRLSDRSQKLFSLDEKTGEISVTGDIDYEEGSKYEVFVEAKDGYGLSSEAKVIIDITDVNDNAPLIYLKSLTNPIPENVSPGTEVGIINVQDRDSENNRQVRCSIQQNAPFKLVPSIKNYYSLVTTGQLDREVVSDYNITITASDEGSPPLSSSKTVELSVADINDNPPVFEEQSYSAYVSENNKPGSTLCSVSARDPDWRQNGTVIYSLLPGEVNGAPVSFYVSVNGDTGVIHAVRSFDYEQLRSFKVHVMGRDNGSPPLSSNVTVSVFISDVNDNSPQILYPGPEGNSFMTELVPKAAHGGSLVSKVIAVDADSGQNAWLSYDIVKSTDPGLFTIGVHSGEIRTQRDISESDSMKQNLIVSVKDNGQPSLSATCSMYLLISDNLAEVPELKDISYDEKNSKLTSYLIIALVSVSTFFLTFIIIILGVRFCRRRKPRLLFDGAVAIPSAYLPPNYADVDGTGTLRSTYNYDAYLTTGSRTSDFKFVSSYNDNTLPADQTLRKSPSDFADAFGDSDGSPEVGTGVTCRLNYFASNIQALLNAFTHVCY
- the LOC117261411 gene encoding protocadherin beta-15-like encodes the protein MERRIVLHSFGFVFFFVAVHYAHGDLSYSVQEELKRGSVIGNIAKDLGLEVGRLSARKARVDMEGNDRQYCGINLRSGDLIVAERIDREEHCGEKPSCVLKFDLLLENPLELHRLSLQVQDINDNAPVFQKETVKLEITESATKGARYRINAAHDADIGKNAVENYILQQNPHFVFSTQTTNAGSKYGELVLDKELDREEQQEMKLLLTAVDGGSPQRSGTVVIHVIVLDANDNAPVFTEAVYTATLPENLPMKTPVITVSASDADEGVNGEVTYEFSRLSDKSRKLFSLNEKTGEISVTGDIDYEEGSKYEVMVEAKDGYGLSSEAKVIIDITDVNDNAPLIYLKSLTNPIPENVSPGTEVGIINVQDRDSENNRQVRCSIQQNAPFKLVPSIKNYYSLVTTGQLDREVVSDYNITITATDEGSPPLSSSKTVELSVADINDNPPVFEEQSYSAYVSENNKPGSTLCSVSARDPDWRQNGTVIYSLLPGEVNGVPVSSYVSVNGDTGVIHAVRSFDYEQLRSFKVHVMGRDNGSPPLSSNVTVSVFISDVNDNSPQILYPGPEGNSFMTELVPKAAHGGSLVSKVIAVDADSGQNAWLSYDIVKSTDPGLFTIGVHSGEIRTQRDISESDSMKQNLIVSVKDNGQPSLSATCSMYLLISDNLAEVPELKDISYDEKNSKLTSYLIIALVSVSTFFLTFIIIILGVRFCRRRKPRLLFDGAVAIPSAYLPPNYADVDGTGTLRSTYNYDAYLTTGSRTSDFKFVSSYNDNTLPADQTMRKSPSDFADAFGDCDSSPEVGTHFRLFNLRS